The following are encoded in a window of Ferribacterium limneticum genomic DNA:
- a CDS encoding EpsD family peptidyl-prolyl cis-trans isomerase, which translates to MNKLKTISAVVLSTLVLGACGDRPPEKKAATQVAAKVNDGEISVHQINFVLQRTPNIPAAKAEAAKRQVLESLIDQELAVQQAMEAKLERTPNVMQAIESARREILARAFIEQKVAKQAKPSAEEVHKFYGEHPELFANRKIYRLEEVGFAASPEIIAGVKAQLGSGKFSVAEVVSGLKAKGVEVAGGVSVKAAEQLSLELLPRMAQAKDGQIQMIENQGRVALVTVLASKPEPMDEIKAQPFIENFINNKQKSEAARSTMKELREKAKIEYAGEFVAPAPAAAAAPAEAPQKAAATPTEAAVNKGIAGLK; encoded by the coding sequence GTGAACAAGCTCAAAACCATCTCTGCCGTTGTTCTTTCCACCCTGGTACTTGGCGCTTGCGGCGATCGTCCGCCCGAGAAAAAAGCGGCTACCCAGGTTGCCGCCAAAGTGAATGACGGCGAAATCTCCGTTCATCAGATCAACTTCGTGCTGCAGCGCACACCCAACATTCCCGCCGCCAAGGCCGAAGCCGCCAAGCGCCAAGTGCTGGAAAGCCTGATCGACCAGGAACTGGCCGTGCAGCAGGCCATGGAAGCCAAGCTTGAGCGCACGCCGAATGTCATGCAGGCCATCGAAAGTGCCCGCCGCGAAATTCTCGCCCGCGCCTTCATCGAGCAAAAGGTTGCCAAGCAGGCCAAGCCCTCGGCCGAAGAGGTCCACAAGTTCTACGGCGAGCATCCCGAGCTGTTTGCCAACCGCAAGATCTACCGCCTTGAAGAAGTCGGCTTTGCCGCCAGCCCGGAAATCATCGCCGGTGTGAAGGCGCAGCTGGGCAGCGGCAAATTCTCGGTGGCTGAAGTGGTCAGTGGCCTCAAGGCCAAGGGCGTTGAAGTTGCCGGCGGTGTCAGCGTCAAGGCCGCCGAACAACTCTCCCTCGAATTGCTGCCGCGTATGGCGCAAGCCAAGGATGGTCAGATCCAGATGATCGAGAACCAGGGCCGTGTTGCCCTCGTCACCGTGCTCGCCAGCAAGCCCGAGCCAATGGACGAAATCAAGGCCCAGCCTTTCATCGAAAATTTCATCAACAACAAGCAAAAATCCGAAGCCGCCCGCAGCACCATGAAAGAGCTGCGTGAAAAGGCCAAGATCGAATACGCCGGCGAATTTGTCGCACCTGCGCCGGCCGCTGC
- the epsL gene encoding XrtB/PEP-CTERM-associated polysaccharide biosynthesis outer membrane protein EpsL, whose amino-acid sequence MANEGDVVNLSAALTMMHDNNLFRLAPSVNPASFGLEGRSDTITMATLGLNLNKTFGLQQLIGNVSFVDTSYKRNNYLDFLALNYDGKWLWAVGTRWTGELSLDRAESLNTYADYTTSNYRARNVRLIENERFTANYWFHTSWAAFLGVSRTSVTNEQAVLAENDYEASGFNYGIRFRPVSGNTVALRVKQLDGSYSNRPFNAAAQSDNGFSHNSVELDASWLLTGKTQLRSRLEYLERKHDHFASRDYSGWAGNLDLVYAATGKSSLTFGYKHALEGFQSSYREAQPPFGQITSSYYELDELNLGARWAATEKISTGARLGYGKRSYRGEIAPLPAGVEPREDKISRAGLDIGYRPARWLELKAGMNFEKRNVNDDRYDYNDRTTFVSLSAQY is encoded by the coding sequence GTGGCGAACGAGGGCGATGTCGTCAATCTGAGTGCCGCGCTCACGATGATGCATGACAACAACCTGTTTCGCCTGGCTCCGTCGGTGAACCCAGCCAGTTTTGGTCTGGAAGGGCGTTCCGACACCATCACCATGGCCACGCTGGGCCTCAATCTCAACAAGACCTTTGGCCTGCAGCAACTGATCGGCAATGTCAGTTTTGTCGACACCAGCTACAAGCGCAACAACTACCTCGATTTCCTGGCCCTGAACTACGATGGCAAGTGGCTGTGGGCAGTCGGCACCCGCTGGACGGGCGAACTTTCCCTTGATCGTGCCGAATCGCTCAACACTTATGCCGACTACACCACCAGCAACTATCGGGCGCGTAACGTCCGCCTGATCGAGAACGAGCGTTTCACCGCCAATTACTGGTTTCACACCAGCTGGGCGGCCTTCCTCGGCGTTTCGCGTACCAGCGTGACCAACGAACAGGCTGTCCTGGCCGAAAATGATTACGAAGCCAGCGGCTTCAACTACGGCATCCGTTTCCGCCCCGTTTCCGGCAACACCGTTGCGCTGCGCGTCAAGCAGCTGGATGGCAGCTACTCGAATCGGCCGTTCAATGCTGCCGCGCAGTCCGACAACGGGTTTTCGCACAACAGCGTCGAGCTTGATGCCAGCTGGCTGCTCACCGGCAAGACGCAATTGCGCAGCCGGCTCGAATACCTCGAACGTAAGCACGACCACTTTGCCTCGCGCGACTACAGCGGCTGGGCCGGCAACCTCGATCTCGTCTATGCCGCCACCGGCAAGAGCAGTTTGACCTTCGGCTACAAGCACGCTCTGGAAGGCTTCCAGAGCAGTTACCGGGAAGCGCAACCACCTTTCGGACAGATCACCTCCAGCTATTACGAGCTTGACGAACTCAACCTTGGTGCCCGCTGGGCCGCTACTGAAAAGATTTCCACCGGCGCCCGCCTGGGTTACGGCAAGCGCAGCTATCGCGGCGAAATAGCCCCGCTGCCTGCCGGTGTCGAGCCGCGTGAAGACAAGATTTCTCGGGCCGGCCTCGATATCGGCTACCGGCCCGCGCGCTGGCTAGAACTCAAAGCCGGCATGAATTTCGAAAAGCGTAACGTCAACGACGACCGCTACGACTACAACGACCGCACCACTTTTGTCTCGCTCAGCGCCCAGTACTGA